Part of the Acidobacteriota bacterium genome, TGATCACCGGCGGCGCCAGGTCCTCATGCTGCTTCGGCGAGCGCGATCCAAGACGAGTGGGTCTCTACGGTCCCTCGCCCAGCGCTCTGCGATTGCGCTCAGAGCGCAGATACACCCGTACCCCTCCGCTAAACGCAAGCAGCTTCTCCCAGCGCGAAAGTCGCACGCCTCTCTCCGGAAGCGCGCTGGGCGGTGTGCGGGCCAGCTTGCCGACGGCGCGGAAGAGCCGACGTAGCAGGTCCCAGCGGTGGCCGCGCTCCCGGTGAAGGAGCTTGAGAAAGAAGGCTACGGCGCCGGCATGCATCTCCTTGAGGCGGCGGCGTTGCTCCTCCGGTGGCTCGCAGAAGGCAAGCCGTACCAGCGCGGCGGGCCGATGAGCAAGCACGCCGCCGTGCTTCAACACCTGCAGGAACATGTAGTACTCGTCGCCTCCACTGATCACTGTGCCCGTTCCCAGATCGGTAGGAAACAAGCCGAAGCGCGGGAAAGCTTCGCGCCGGTAAGCCATGTTGCAGCCAAAGCCGGTGTCAATCAGCAGTCCCTTCAGGAACCAGTCTTCGCCAGTACGATCGAGCGTCCAGGCGGATCGCATGCGCTCGCTGTTACACCACTCGTCCGGAATGTAACCGGGACCGTCCAGCGCTACGGCGCCGGTGACGCACCAGACGCGAGGATCGGTAAAGCCCTTCACGATCTCCTCGGCCCACCCGGGCGCCACGATGACGTCGTCATCGGTGAAAGCGACGATTCCGCCCCGAGCTTCGCGGAGGCCGCAATTACGACCGAAACACTGGCCGCGTCGTGGCTCCAGGAAGAGCCGCGCCCCATGGCGCGCAGCCAGCGCCGCCACAGCGGCGTCCTCGGCACCGTTCAGCACCACCAGGATCTCGAGGTCTGGATAGGACTGCGCCGCTACGGAGGCGAGAGTGCGTTCCAGGGAATCGAGTCTCCGCCCCAACGTCACGATGACGACCGAGAGGCCGAGCTCCGGAGGTCCGAGTTGCGTTGCATTGCTGTCCCGTGCGCTGGTCGGAGGAGAGCCTGGGGCGTTGCTCATGGGAGCGATGCGTGAATTATAATGCCTCGCAGCGCTCTCCCCAACGCAGCTGAATCAGCAGGAGTATGACGACGTCGATGGAGTCGTTGAGTTCAGCCAAGCTGCTGCGGAATCTTCTTTCCAATTACACCGTTGGCGCGATCGCCGGTGTTTCCGTCATCGTCCTCACCCGCGTCCTCTTCCAGCATCTTGGCGCCGAGAGATACGCCGCCTACGCGCTCGCTGCCGCCACTGCCGCTGCGCTCGAGGCCTTGGACTCGGCCCTGTCTGAGACTCTGCTTCGCTATCTGAGCGAGCATCGCGCGCATCAGCAGCTGCAAGCGGCCCCTCGGCTCGCGAGCACCATGTTCTGGTTCATGCTCATTGTGGGTGCCGTTCTTACCGGCCTCTTCCTCGTTTGCGCTCGTTGGGTCGTGCCGCACCTGGCTACGCCCGCGATGGCGGCGATGGCTATGCCCGCCATCATGATCATGAGCGCCGCGACGGTGTTCCAGTTCGGATCGGCGGGGCTGCGTGCCTACCTGATCGCGTTT contains:
- a CDS encoding glycosyltransferase family 2 protein, whose protein sequence is MSNAPGSPPTSARDSNATQLGPPELGLSVVIVTLGRRLDSLERTLASVAAQSYPDLEILVVLNGAEDAAVAALAARHGARLFLEPRRGQCFGRNCGLREARGGIVAFTDDDVIVAPGWAEEIVKGFTDPRVWCVTGAVALDGPGYIPDEWCNSERMRSAWTLDRTGEDWFLKGLLIDTGFGCNMAYRREAFPRFGLFPTDLGTGTVISGGDEYYMFLQVLKHGGVLAHRPAALVRLAFCEPPEEQRRRLKEMHAGAVAFFLKLLHRERGHRWDLLRRLFRAVGKLARTPPSALPERGVRLSRWEKLLAFSGGVRVYLRSERNRRALGEGP